CCACCATTCCCTAAAGCCCCCTCATAACCCTGCTTCGATGTATTCTCATCTCCTTGCAAGCTCTAGTCACACCAGATTTTTAACCCCACATTCAGCGCTTATTATAATCCCAAATAGGATCTACCTGAGGCCAGGCAGCCCCATCTCCTCCTGGCTCTAGGGTTAATGTCACATTGTTTTAAACTCTCTCAGTAACAGGTTAACATCTGCCCAGGATGGATTATACCCAGAAGAAATGTTAGTGATCTGTTAATGATGCACACTGATCCCCAACTTCCCTTAATCTGGTCATTTCATTTCCTCACATAACCAAACCTGCAGTGTTCCAGGTGTGATGGGTGTAACACTGCAGGTGGGGGAAGAACATCTCACCCACAGACACCCCCTCCACTGGCTGCACTGCAAGAGGGTTAGGGATAACATTAGAAACCATAGGGTAAAGCTCAACAGAAGCAGTGGGGACATCAGAGGCAACTGGGGTGGGAATCAATAAGGAATACAGAGATAGAGCACAAGGTGGTACAGAAACCAGTTCTTCTGTTCTATGCAAGATGCAGCCAGGCTGCCACCAGCACCCGTCCTCAGACAACTACTTGCAGGTCACTGACCAACTCCTTTTTTCCACCATGAGAGCCAAACGCTCACATTGGCTGCACTATCTTTGTCTTCAGGGggaaacaaaaatcagtttaatgTGCTGCCTTCTTCCAAAGCAACCTCAGCAACTTTCAGCTCCCAGATGTGCAAACCCTCCAGCACCTGTACCCCAGGGATATCTCCCTGGCAAGTTTTCCTGTCTGCAGATTGCAGCCAGTTCTTTAAGAAACagcctgtttctgcttttctgctttagaaTTACTCTTTTTCAAGCATGACAACTTTCAGCATGTACAGTGAGTAGTTTACTATGACACAACATAAGATGAACACATTTGCTCATCAATTATTACTTGCTTCTGTTACAGAATTcgtattaaaaataaataacaaaatagaGGATACGCTGACACAGACTGTGGCTTCAGTAACAAGTCCAAGCCCGACCCTGCAAAAGGCTCGTCCATGCCAGAGGTGGAGCTCACAGCCCCTGTCCAGCGGGGCTCAGCATCTCCTGCAGTACCAGGTGGAGGAGGTGGTTCTGCTCTGCGGTAAGCAGAGGCCAGAGCTCGGCCTGCAGGGCCTTCAGCGCCTCCGCGTCCTTCTCCTGGCATGCCAGCACGGCcgactgcagcagcaggaagagctcGGACGGCAGGTAACTCGCTGCAGGCGGCAGCCCTCCGCCCGCCCCGGCGCCGCCACCAGtcccgggcccggccccgctctcGGGAGCCTCCCAGCAGTACTGCTCCAGCGTCCGGGCGTGCTCGGGCAGCAGCTTGGCGGGCggcggctgcagcagcagcaacagcagcacccGCGACACTTCGCAACGCGCCAGCACGTCCATGAAGGCACCGCCGGGGGCTCCTCCGCCGCCGCCAACACCGCCCAGCCCAGCTGCGGCCAGCGCCTGCGCCCGCGTCAGCGCCGCCAGCGCGCCGGCGTAGTCGCGGCCCAGCAGCAGGCAAGAGGCGCGCTCGGCCAAGCAGCGCAGAGCCTCCAGGGGCAGCCGCGCCGCCGCCAGCAGGTCCGCTGCCCGCTGCAGAGGCGCGGCGGCGCTGGCGGGCCGGCCCGTGTTGCGCAGCGCCGCGGCCAGCTCCAGGCACAGCCCGGCCGCCAGCGCCGGCTGCCCCCGCTCCAGGTGCAGGCGGGCGGCGAAGGCGCCGCAGCTCTGCGCCGCCGCTACGTGCTCGCCGAAGCCGCCGCGCAGCCCCAGGCGCTGCCGCAGGTCGCGCTCCTGGCGCAGGAAGAGCCGCGCGGCCTCGGCCAGGGCAGCCGCCTCGGCGGGGCCGTGGAACAGGCTCTGCGCGCAGCGCGCCACGGCCAGCTGGCACCAGGCCGCGTAGGGCAGGCTCTCCTGGGCGCGCAGCTCCCTCGCCAGCGCCGCGAACTGC
Above is a genomic segment from Strigops habroptila isolate Jane chromosome 9, bStrHab1.2.pri, whole genome shotgun sequence containing:
- the LOC115613162 gene encoding 40-kDa huntingtin-associated protein-like; this encodes MLSVAGSSGPGGAGGSGPGLGSDGDFLSRYRLVSAKLRRRFLRKPNVAEAAEQFAALARELRAQESLPYAAWCQLAVARCAQSLFHGPAEAAALAEAARLFLRQERDLRQRLGLRGGFGEHVAAAQSCGAFAARLHLERGQPALAAGLCLELAAALRNTGRPASAAAPLQRAADLLAAARLPLEALRCLAERASCLLLGRDYAGALAALTRAQALAAAGLGGVGGGGGAPGGAFMDVLARCEVSRVLLLLLLQPPPAKLLPEHARTLEQYCWEAPESGAGPGTGGGAGAGGGLPPAASYLPSELFLLLQSAVLACQEKDAEALKALQAELWPLLTAEQNHLLHLVLQEMLSPAGQGL